Proteins encoded by one window of Rhodamnia argentea isolate NSW1041297 chromosome 6, ASM2092103v1, whole genome shotgun sequence:
- the LOC115742139 gene encoding inorganic pyrophosphatase TTM1-like isoform X1 → MAQDNSPSADSPRRRSGLLRDQVQIVKRKDSDRFEIVPIQESLSFEKGFFIFIRACQLLAQKNDGLILVGVAGPSGAGKTVFTEKVLNFMPSIAVISMDNYNDSSRIIDGNFDDPRLTDYGTLLENIHGLKAGKPVQVPIYDFKSSSRIGYRNIEVPSSRIVIIEGIYALSEKLRPLLDLRVSVTGGVHFDLVKRVLRDIQRAGQEPEEIIQQISETVYPMYKAFIEPDLQTAHIKIINKFNPFSGFQNPTYILKVIVKPFLSGVCSLFSHFYQIETCFFSFFRILIHTFYLAQSTRTVTEDEIKAVFPGTYSESVEETYDIYLLPPGEDPEACQSYLRMRNRDGKYNLMFEEWVTDSPFIISPRITFEVSVRLLGGLMALGYTIASILKRSSHVFSDERVSVKTDWLEQLNRKYVQVQGRDRMYVKDVAEQLGLDGSYVPRTYIEQIQLEKLVNDVMALPDDLKTKLSLDDDLVSSPKEALSRASADRRTKYLNRGMSQSFSSQKDKNISKLTRLAINNRRFDGRTLESPAIANQGVITQLSEQISTLNERMDEFTSRIEELNSKFNARRVSASQQNLAPQAEACNGSGPTSLFLTGLGNGSLTGSLMPHSSSSSQLAKDTPLMEEIQVIARSQRQIMHQLDSLSKLLHEFWGERTRQARTNDATMMTDAVTVPIVLTLAFGGLGLILFKTLTRQR, encoded by the exons ATGGCTCAAGATAATTCACCAAGTGCCGATTCACCTCGCCGGCGTTCTGGCCTCTTGCGGGATCAGGTCCAGATAGTTAAGAGAAAGGACTCTGATCGCTTTGAGATCGTTCCGATCCAGGAATCACTTTCATTTGAGAAGggttttttcatatttatccgGGCGTGTCAATTGTTGGCCCAAAAGAATGATGGGTTAATATTAGTTGGAGTAGCCGGTCCTTCTGGAGCTGGCAAGACCGTGTTCACCGAGAAGGTGCTGAACTTTATGCCCAGCATTGCTGTCATATCAATGGATAATTACAATGACTCCAGCCGCATAATTGACGGCAACTTCGATG ATCCTCGCTTGACGGACTATGGCACATTGCTTGAGAATATTCATGGTTTAAAGGCCGGGAAGCCTGTTCAGGTTCCTATATATGATTTCAAGTCTAGCTCGCGTATAGGCTACAG GAATATTGAAGTTCCCAGTTCTCGCATTGTGATTATAGAAGGCATTTACGCCCTGAGCGAAAAATTGCGCCCTTTGCTTGATCTTCGCGTCTCTGTGACTGGAGGGGTTCATTTTGACCTTGTCAAACGAGTTCTAAGGGATATCCAACGTGCTGGTCAAGAACCTGAAGAAATCATTCAGCAGATATCTGAAACG GTGTACCCAATGTACAAGGCTTTCATTGAGCCTGATCTTCAGACTGCGCATATAAAAataatcaacaaatttaatCCTTTCTCTGGATTTCAGAATCCCACTTATATTCTCAAAGTTATTGTCAAACCTTTTCTATCTGGAGTTTGCAgtctattttcacatttctatcAGATCGAGACttgcttcttttcctttttccgtaTTTTAATTCATACCTTTTATTTAGCGCAGTCAACGAGGACAGTAACAGAGGATGAAATCAAGGCTGTTTTCCCTGGAACATATTCAGAGAGTGTCGAGGAAACTTATGATATATATCTTCTACCACCTGGTGAAGATCCAGAAGCTTGCCAATCATATCTCAGGATGCGAAATAGGGATGGCAAATACAATCTCATGTTTGAG GAATGGGTTACAGATAGTCCATTCATTATATCTCCGAGAATAACTTTTGAAGTTAGCGTGCGCCTGCTAGGAGGATTGATGGCTCTCGGCTACACAATTGCATCCATTCTGAAACGAAGCAGCCATGTCTTCTCTGACGAGAGGGTGTCTGTGAAAACTGATTGGCTGGAACAGCTTAATCGCAAGTATGTTCAG GTACAAGGACGTGACCGTATGTATGTCAAGGACGTTGCAGAGCAGCTGGGTTTGGATGGTTCATATGTTCCACGCACCTACATAGAACAGATTCAGTTGGAGAAGCTTGTCAATGATGTTATG GCATTGCCAGACGATTTGAAGACAAAGCTTAGCCTAGATGATGATCTTGTTTCCAGCCCCAAAGAGGCGCTTTCCCGGGCTTCTGCAGATAGGAGGACGAAATACCTTAACCG TGGGATGTCTCAGTCTTTCTCCAGTCAGAAAGACAAGAACATATCAAAGTTGACCAGACTCGCCATCAACAATAGAAGGTTTGACGGAAGAACTTTAGAATCGCCTGCAATTGCAAACCAG GGAGTCATTACTCAACTATCTGAGCAAATATCCACGCTCAATGAGAGGATGGATGAATTTACATCTCGTATCGAAGAGCTCAATTCCAAGTTCAACGCCAGAAGAGTTTCAGCTAGTCAACAGAACTTAGCACCGCAGGCCGAAGCCTGCAATGGATCCGGACccacttctctttttttaactGGCTTAGGAAATGGGTCTTTGACTGGTTCTTTGATGCCCCATTCTTCATCCTCTTCCCAATTAGCTAAGGACACTCCACTTATGGAAGAG ATACAAGTCATTGCTCGATCACAACGCCAAATCATGCACCAGCTAGACAGTCTGAGCAAACTTCTACATGAGTTTTGGGGAGAGAGGACACGTCAAGCAAGAACAAATGATGCAACCATGATGACTGATGCCGTCACTGTCCCTATTGTGCTGACTCTAGCTTTCGGCGGCCTAGGTCTGATTCTGTTCAAGACCTTGACCAGGCAAAGGTGA
- the LOC115742175 gene encoding H/ACA ribonucleoprotein complex subunit 2-like protein encodes MGSDSEAERARKEKEKERKKKLSLAPIAKPLAGKKLCKRTFKLVRRAAEQKCLKRGVKEVVKSIRRGHKGLCVIAGNISPIDVITHVPILCEENDIPYIYVPSKEDLANAGATKRPTCCVLVLTKPTKGELGPEEQEKLKADYDEVVTEVSELTSTLF; translated from the exons atgggaAGCGATAGCGAAGCTGAGAGAGCAcggaaagagaaggagaaggagaggaagaagaagttgtcGCTGGCTCCCATTGCCAAGCCTCTCGCCGGCAAGAAGCTGTGCAAGCGGACCTTCAAGCTCGTGCGTCGAG CTGCCGAACAGAAATGCTTAAAAAGAGGCGTGAAGGAGGTGGTCAAGAGCATCAGGCGTGGTCACAAAGG ATTATGTGTCATTGCTGGCAACATATCACCGATTGATGTGATCACTCATGTCCCCATTTTGTGTGAAGAGAATGATATCCCCTATATATATGTTCCCTCGAAGGAG GATCTAGCAAATGCTGGAGCAACGAAGAGGCCAACATGCTGTGTTCTGGTACTTACGAAGCCGACAAAGGGTGAATTAGGTccagaagagcaagaaaaattaaaggCTGATTATGACGAAGTTGTAACAGAAGTATCTGAACTTACCTCTACTCTTTTCTAA
- the LOC115742139 gene encoding inorganic pyrophosphatase TTM1-like isoform X4 yields the protein MAQDNSPSADSPRRRSGLLRDQVQIVKRKDSDRFEIVPIQESLSFEKGFFIFIRACQLLAQKNDGLILVGVAGPSGAGKTVFTEKVLNFMPSIAVISMDNYNDSSRIIDGNFDDPRLTDYGTLLENIHGLKAGKPVQVPIYDFKSSSRIGYRNIEVPSSRIVIIEGIYALSEKLRPLLDLRVSVTGGVHFDLVKRVLRDIQRAGQEPEEIIQQISETVYPMYKAFIEPDLQTAHIKIINKFNPFSGFQNPTYILKVIVKPFLSGVCSLFSHFYQIETCFFSFFRILIHTFYLAQSTRTVTEDEIKAVFPGTYSESVEETYDIYLLPPGEDPEACQSYLRMRNRDGKYNLMFEEWVTDSPFIISPRITFEVSVRLLGGLMALGYTIASILKRSSHVFSDERVSVKTDWLEQLNRKYVQVQGRDRMYVKDVAEQLGLDGSYVPRTYIEQIQLEKLVNDVMALPDDLKTKLSLDDDLVSSPKEALSRASADRRTKYLNRGMSQSFSSQKDKNISKLTRLAINNRRFDGRTLESPAIANQGRGHVKQEQMMQP from the exons ATGGCTCAAGATAATTCACCAAGTGCCGATTCACCTCGCCGGCGTTCTGGCCTCTTGCGGGATCAGGTCCAGATAGTTAAGAGAAAGGACTCTGATCGCTTTGAGATCGTTCCGATCCAGGAATCACTTTCATTTGAGAAGggttttttcatatttatccgGGCGTGTCAATTGTTGGCCCAAAAGAATGATGGGTTAATATTAGTTGGAGTAGCCGGTCCTTCTGGAGCTGGCAAGACCGTGTTCACCGAGAAGGTGCTGAACTTTATGCCCAGCATTGCTGTCATATCAATGGATAATTACAATGACTCCAGCCGCATAATTGACGGCAACTTCGATG ATCCTCGCTTGACGGACTATGGCACATTGCTTGAGAATATTCATGGTTTAAAGGCCGGGAAGCCTGTTCAGGTTCCTATATATGATTTCAAGTCTAGCTCGCGTATAGGCTACAG GAATATTGAAGTTCCCAGTTCTCGCATTGTGATTATAGAAGGCATTTACGCCCTGAGCGAAAAATTGCGCCCTTTGCTTGATCTTCGCGTCTCTGTGACTGGAGGGGTTCATTTTGACCTTGTCAAACGAGTTCTAAGGGATATCCAACGTGCTGGTCAAGAACCTGAAGAAATCATTCAGCAGATATCTGAAACG GTGTACCCAATGTACAAGGCTTTCATTGAGCCTGATCTTCAGACTGCGCATATAAAAataatcaacaaatttaatCCTTTCTCTGGATTTCAGAATCCCACTTATATTCTCAAAGTTATTGTCAAACCTTTTCTATCTGGAGTTTGCAgtctattttcacatttctatcAGATCGAGACttgcttcttttcctttttccgtaTTTTAATTCATACCTTTTATTTAGCGCAGTCAACGAGGACAGTAACAGAGGATGAAATCAAGGCTGTTTTCCCTGGAACATATTCAGAGAGTGTCGAGGAAACTTATGATATATATCTTCTACCACCTGGTGAAGATCCAGAAGCTTGCCAATCATATCTCAGGATGCGAAATAGGGATGGCAAATACAATCTCATGTTTGAG GAATGGGTTACAGATAGTCCATTCATTATATCTCCGAGAATAACTTTTGAAGTTAGCGTGCGCCTGCTAGGAGGATTGATGGCTCTCGGCTACACAATTGCATCCATTCTGAAACGAAGCAGCCATGTCTTCTCTGACGAGAGGGTGTCTGTGAAAACTGATTGGCTGGAACAGCTTAATCGCAAGTATGTTCAG GTACAAGGACGTGACCGTATGTATGTCAAGGACGTTGCAGAGCAGCTGGGTTTGGATGGTTCATATGTTCCACGCACCTACATAGAACAGATTCAGTTGGAGAAGCTTGTCAATGATGTTATG GCATTGCCAGACGATTTGAAGACAAAGCTTAGCCTAGATGATGATCTTGTTTCCAGCCCCAAAGAGGCGCTTTCCCGGGCTTCTGCAGATAGGAGGACGAAATACCTTAACCG TGGGATGTCTCAGTCTTTCTCCAGTCAGAAAGACAAGAACATATCAAAGTTGACCAGACTCGCCATCAACAATAGAAGGTTTGACGGAAGAACTTTAGAATCGCCTGCAATTGCAAACCAG GGA AGAGGACACGTCAAGCAAGAACAAATGATGCAACCATGA
- the LOC115742139 gene encoding inorganic pyrophosphatase TTM1-like isoform X3, with translation MAQDNSPSADSPRRRSGLLRDQVQIVKRKDSDRFEIVPIQESLSFEKGFFIFIRACQLLAQKNDGLILVGVAGPSGAGKTVFTEKVLNFMPSIAVISMDNYNDSSRIIDGNFDDPRLTDYGTLLENIHGLKAGKPVQVPIYDFKSSSRIGYRNIEVPSSRIVIIEGIYALSEKLRPLLDLRVSVTGGVHFDLVKRVLRDIQRAGQEPEEIIQQISETSTRTVTEDEIKAVFPGTYSESVEETYDIYLLPPGEDPEACQSYLRMRNRDGKYNLMFEEWVTDSPFIISPRITFEVSVRLLGGLMALGYTIASILKRSSHVFSDERVSVKTDWLEQLNRKYVQVQGRDRMYVKDVAEQLGLDGSYVPRTYIEQIQLEKLVNDVMALPDDLKTKLSLDDDLVSSPKEALSRASADRRTKYLNRGMSQSFSSQKDKNISKLTRLAINNRRFDGRTLESPAIANQGVITQLSEQISTLNERMDEFTSRIEELNSKFNARRVSASQQNLAPQAEACNGSGPTSLFLTGLGNGSLTGSLMPHSSSSSQLAKDTPLMEEIQVIARSQRQIMHQLDSLSKLLHEFWGERTRQARTNDATMMTDAVTVPIVLTLAFGGLGLILFKTLTRQR, from the exons ATGGCTCAAGATAATTCACCAAGTGCCGATTCACCTCGCCGGCGTTCTGGCCTCTTGCGGGATCAGGTCCAGATAGTTAAGAGAAAGGACTCTGATCGCTTTGAGATCGTTCCGATCCAGGAATCACTTTCATTTGAGAAGggttttttcatatttatccgGGCGTGTCAATTGTTGGCCCAAAAGAATGATGGGTTAATATTAGTTGGAGTAGCCGGTCCTTCTGGAGCTGGCAAGACCGTGTTCACCGAGAAGGTGCTGAACTTTATGCCCAGCATTGCTGTCATATCAATGGATAATTACAATGACTCCAGCCGCATAATTGACGGCAACTTCGATG ATCCTCGCTTGACGGACTATGGCACATTGCTTGAGAATATTCATGGTTTAAAGGCCGGGAAGCCTGTTCAGGTTCCTATATATGATTTCAAGTCTAGCTCGCGTATAGGCTACAG GAATATTGAAGTTCCCAGTTCTCGCATTGTGATTATAGAAGGCATTTACGCCCTGAGCGAAAAATTGCGCCCTTTGCTTGATCTTCGCGTCTCTGTGACTGGAGGGGTTCATTTTGACCTTGTCAAACGAGTTCTAAGGGATATCCAACGTGCTGGTCAAGAACCTGAAGAAATCATTCAGCAGATATCTGAAACG TCAACGAGGACAGTAACAGAGGATGAAATCAAGGCTGTTTTCCCTGGAACATATTCAGAGAGTGTCGAGGAAACTTATGATATATATCTTCTACCACCTGGTGAAGATCCAGAAGCTTGCCAATCATATCTCAGGATGCGAAATAGGGATGGCAAATACAATCTCATGTTTGAG GAATGGGTTACAGATAGTCCATTCATTATATCTCCGAGAATAACTTTTGAAGTTAGCGTGCGCCTGCTAGGAGGATTGATGGCTCTCGGCTACACAATTGCATCCATTCTGAAACGAAGCAGCCATGTCTTCTCTGACGAGAGGGTGTCTGTGAAAACTGATTGGCTGGAACAGCTTAATCGCAAGTATGTTCAG GTACAAGGACGTGACCGTATGTATGTCAAGGACGTTGCAGAGCAGCTGGGTTTGGATGGTTCATATGTTCCACGCACCTACATAGAACAGATTCAGTTGGAGAAGCTTGTCAATGATGTTATG GCATTGCCAGACGATTTGAAGACAAAGCTTAGCCTAGATGATGATCTTGTTTCCAGCCCCAAAGAGGCGCTTTCCCGGGCTTCTGCAGATAGGAGGACGAAATACCTTAACCG TGGGATGTCTCAGTCTTTCTCCAGTCAGAAAGACAAGAACATATCAAAGTTGACCAGACTCGCCATCAACAATAGAAGGTTTGACGGAAGAACTTTAGAATCGCCTGCAATTGCAAACCAG GGAGTCATTACTCAACTATCTGAGCAAATATCCACGCTCAATGAGAGGATGGATGAATTTACATCTCGTATCGAAGAGCTCAATTCCAAGTTCAACGCCAGAAGAGTTTCAGCTAGTCAACAGAACTTAGCACCGCAGGCCGAAGCCTGCAATGGATCCGGACccacttctctttttttaactGGCTTAGGAAATGGGTCTTTGACTGGTTCTTTGATGCCCCATTCTTCATCCTCTTCCCAATTAGCTAAGGACACTCCACTTATGGAAGAG ATACAAGTCATTGCTCGATCACAACGCCAAATCATGCACCAGCTAGACAGTCTGAGCAAACTTCTACATGAGTTTTGGGGAGAGAGGACACGTCAAGCAAGAACAAATGATGCAACCATGATGACTGATGCCGTCACTGTCCCTATTGTGCTGACTCTAGCTTTCGGCGGCCTAGGTCTGATTCTGTTCAAGACCTTGACCAGGCAAAGGTGA
- the LOC115742139 gene encoding inorganic pyrophosphatase TTM1-like isoform X2 has product MAQDNSPSADSPRRRSGLLRDQVQIVKRKDSDRFEIVPIQESLSFEKGFFIFIRACQLLAQKNDGLILVGVAGPSGAGKTVFTEKVLNFMPSIAVISMDNYNDSSRIIDGNFDDPRLTDYGTLLENIHGLKAGKPVQVPIYDFKSSSRIGYRNIEVPSSRIVIIEGIYALSEKLRPLLDLRVSVTGGVHFDLVKRVLRDIQRAGQEPEEIIQQISETVYPMYKAFIEPDLQTAHIKIINKFNPFSGFQNPTYILKSTRTVTEDEIKAVFPGTYSESVEETYDIYLLPPGEDPEACQSYLRMRNRDGKYNLMFEEWVTDSPFIISPRITFEVSVRLLGGLMALGYTIASILKRSSHVFSDERVSVKTDWLEQLNRKYVQVQGRDRMYVKDVAEQLGLDGSYVPRTYIEQIQLEKLVNDVMALPDDLKTKLSLDDDLVSSPKEALSRASADRRTKYLNRGMSQSFSSQKDKNISKLTRLAINNRRFDGRTLESPAIANQGVITQLSEQISTLNERMDEFTSRIEELNSKFNARRVSASQQNLAPQAEACNGSGPTSLFLTGLGNGSLTGSLMPHSSSSSQLAKDTPLMEEIQVIARSQRQIMHQLDSLSKLLHEFWGERTRQARTNDATMMTDAVTVPIVLTLAFGGLGLILFKTLTRQR; this is encoded by the exons ATGGCTCAAGATAATTCACCAAGTGCCGATTCACCTCGCCGGCGTTCTGGCCTCTTGCGGGATCAGGTCCAGATAGTTAAGAGAAAGGACTCTGATCGCTTTGAGATCGTTCCGATCCAGGAATCACTTTCATTTGAGAAGggttttttcatatttatccgGGCGTGTCAATTGTTGGCCCAAAAGAATGATGGGTTAATATTAGTTGGAGTAGCCGGTCCTTCTGGAGCTGGCAAGACCGTGTTCACCGAGAAGGTGCTGAACTTTATGCCCAGCATTGCTGTCATATCAATGGATAATTACAATGACTCCAGCCGCATAATTGACGGCAACTTCGATG ATCCTCGCTTGACGGACTATGGCACATTGCTTGAGAATATTCATGGTTTAAAGGCCGGGAAGCCTGTTCAGGTTCCTATATATGATTTCAAGTCTAGCTCGCGTATAGGCTACAG GAATATTGAAGTTCCCAGTTCTCGCATTGTGATTATAGAAGGCATTTACGCCCTGAGCGAAAAATTGCGCCCTTTGCTTGATCTTCGCGTCTCTGTGACTGGAGGGGTTCATTTTGACCTTGTCAAACGAGTTCTAAGGGATATCCAACGTGCTGGTCAAGAACCTGAAGAAATCATTCAGCAGATATCTGAAACG GTGTACCCAATGTACAAGGCTTTCATTGAGCCTGATCTTCAGACTGCGCATATAAAAataatcaacaaatttaatCCTTTCTCTGGATTTCAGAATCCCACTTATATTCTCAAA TCAACGAGGACAGTAACAGAGGATGAAATCAAGGCTGTTTTCCCTGGAACATATTCAGAGAGTGTCGAGGAAACTTATGATATATATCTTCTACCACCTGGTGAAGATCCAGAAGCTTGCCAATCATATCTCAGGATGCGAAATAGGGATGGCAAATACAATCTCATGTTTGAG GAATGGGTTACAGATAGTCCATTCATTATATCTCCGAGAATAACTTTTGAAGTTAGCGTGCGCCTGCTAGGAGGATTGATGGCTCTCGGCTACACAATTGCATCCATTCTGAAACGAAGCAGCCATGTCTTCTCTGACGAGAGGGTGTCTGTGAAAACTGATTGGCTGGAACAGCTTAATCGCAAGTATGTTCAG GTACAAGGACGTGACCGTATGTATGTCAAGGACGTTGCAGAGCAGCTGGGTTTGGATGGTTCATATGTTCCACGCACCTACATAGAACAGATTCAGTTGGAGAAGCTTGTCAATGATGTTATG GCATTGCCAGACGATTTGAAGACAAAGCTTAGCCTAGATGATGATCTTGTTTCCAGCCCCAAAGAGGCGCTTTCCCGGGCTTCTGCAGATAGGAGGACGAAATACCTTAACCG TGGGATGTCTCAGTCTTTCTCCAGTCAGAAAGACAAGAACATATCAAAGTTGACCAGACTCGCCATCAACAATAGAAGGTTTGACGGAAGAACTTTAGAATCGCCTGCAATTGCAAACCAG GGAGTCATTACTCAACTATCTGAGCAAATATCCACGCTCAATGAGAGGATGGATGAATTTACATCTCGTATCGAAGAGCTCAATTCCAAGTTCAACGCCAGAAGAGTTTCAGCTAGTCAACAGAACTTAGCACCGCAGGCCGAAGCCTGCAATGGATCCGGACccacttctctttttttaactGGCTTAGGAAATGGGTCTTTGACTGGTTCTTTGATGCCCCATTCTTCATCCTCTTCCCAATTAGCTAAGGACACTCCACTTATGGAAGAG ATACAAGTCATTGCTCGATCACAACGCCAAATCATGCACCAGCTAGACAGTCTGAGCAAACTTCTACATGAGTTTTGGGGAGAGAGGACACGTCAAGCAAGAACAAATGATGCAACCATGATGACTGATGCCGTCACTGTCCCTATTGTGCTGACTCTAGCTTTCGGCGGCCTAGGTCTGATTCTGTTCAAGACCTTGACCAGGCAAAGGTGA
- the LOC115741193 gene encoding protein STRICTOSIDINE SYNTHASE-LIKE 12-like: MAVVSSLRSVTMIAVAAFLLFAMPLAIALPSYTNNFSLPPGTGGPESIAFDRLGGGPYTGISDGRIVKHVPLRGFIDFAYTAQTRNKTFCDGRNATADATVGLICGRPVGIAFNSTGFLFICDAYLGLYVVGPSGGRATRLVSSAGGAAIRFCDGLDVDSNTGLVYFTDASSRYVLSNATQAILNGDRTGRLLSFNPRTGQVAVLARGLSGPGGVAVAKDSSYLLITEFVGGTVKKFFLTGPSANRIQTLLNNVPIASKIKRTVEGEFTFTETVAPFTHRALRINGDGTVLANVSLGGPYNNVSVVTGVQIFRGFTYVASLDANFIDPVSELGLA; this comes from the exons ATGGCGGTCGTTTCTAGCTTGAGATCAGTCACGATGATCGCCGTCGCCGCCTTCCTTCTCTTCGCCATGCCTCTGGCAATCGCCCTGCCCAGCTACACAAATAATTTCTCACTGCCACCAGGCACCGGCGGCCCCGAATCTATCGCCTTTGATCGCCTCGGAGGTGGACCTTACACCGGCATCTCCGATGGTAGGATTGTGAAACACGTTCCTCTCCGCGGTTTCATTGATTTCGCCTACACCGCACAAACCCG GAACAAGACGTTCTGCGACGGGAGAAACGCGACGGCCGATGCCACGGTGGGGTTGATCTGTGGGAGGCCAGTAGGGATTGCATTCAACAGTACTGGGTTTCTCTTCATCTGTGATGCTTACTTGGGGCTTTACGTGGTCGGTCCTTCCGGAGGACGAGCGACCCGGCTCGTTTCTTCCGCAGGAGGCGCAGCGATCCGCTTCTGTGATGGCTTGGACGTCGATTCTAATACCGGTTTAGTCTACTTCACAGATGCTAGCTCCCGATATGTACTCAG CAATGCCACCCAAGCCATCCTGAATGGGGACAGAACCGGAAGGCTACTGAGCTtcaacccgaggaccggacagGTTGCCGTGTTGGCCAGGGGGCTTTCGGGTCCTGGCGGCGTCGCCGTGGCTAAGGACAGCTCCTACCTCCTCATCACCGAGTTCGTCGGCGGCACCGTCAAGAAGTTCTTCCTCACTGGCCCGAGTGCTAACAGGATTCAGACCTTGCTGAACAACGTCCCCATCGCGAGCAAAATCAAGCGAACCGTGGAAGGAGAGTTTACCTTCACGGAGACCGTAGCGCCCTTCACGCATAGGGCGCTGAGGATCAACGGAGACGGGACGGTTCTGGCGAACGTGTCCCTCGGTGGCCCTTACAACAACGTTAGTGTCGTCACCGGAGTTCAAATCTTTCGTGGGTTTACTTACGTTGCGTCTCTGGATGCCAACTTTATTGATCCAGTCTCTGAGCTGGGGCTCGCCTAA